ACGATTTATTATATGGggacaagcctccgtagccatgcCCCGAGGATGTAGCCATGTTGGCGAACCTTGCTAACAAATCTTGATGTCGTGCCCGTGCTTCTGTGATTGTTTGTCTTCGACGGATCAACCTTCGCCTGTCATGAGCAATATTCTTGAAGAGGCTACATAAATTATTGTATAGGAGCTGACAGTTGTTCATGGTGTAGATAAGAGGTTTGAAGCTATAGTGCTTGGGTTTTTGTGTTTGAAAGACAATTTAATATATGGGAAGAAGCCCCGAAACTATGGTGCTTGGGTTTTTGTGCTTGGAAGAcgatttaatatatgaggacaagCCCCCATAGTCATGCCCCGAGGATGTAGCCATGTTGGTGAACCTTGCTCACAAATCTCGATTCCGTACTCATGCTTCTGTGATTGTTTGTGTTCGACGGATCAACCTTCACCTGTCATGAGCAATATTTTTGAAGAGGCTACATAAATCATTCTATAGGAGCTGACAGTTGTTCATGGTGTAGATGAGAGGTTTGAAGCTATGGTGCTTGGGTTTTTGTATTCGAAAGACAATTTAGTACATGAGGAGGAGCACCCATAGTCATGTttatgaacctcgttaacaaatctcgatgtcgtGTTCGTGCTTTCGCGATTGTTTGTCCTCGACGGATCAATGTTCACCTTGAATATTTTAGCAAGTAGTATCTTGAGCAAGATTTTCAAAGAGGCTCCATGCTCGTTCTTGTGTGATCATAGAGTGGTATGCACTCGCAATTGCAAgatcaaaaatgaaaaaaaaggattGAGTGCTTTTCCACATATGTAACATATAATTGACTTTAAAGTCTAATATGTCAAGTGGAGATCCAAGAACACCAACTCCTCAAACGGAAGGGCAGTGTCCGAGGCCACTATATTTGAGTGTTTGGCTTGGTGCAATGAAGGTGCATCTTGAGCTCGATAATCAAAACTCTTTATTGAAGCATATTTGTGATCAAAGTGACTACAGTGAATGAATTTTGTTAAACTTCATacactagccaatgcaaccaaaagtccgaactaatGGAAAGGGCTAGTGCAATCCACATATACTATAACACCCCCTCTCACGTGTTACGGGGAAGACAAGTCAACACGTGTAAAGCGATGGCGCGCGAAACTCACGTATGACTCAAAAGGCCTATACGTGGACACAAAAGGGGCATCAACAATTTTTTAGATAAATTGCGAAAGacaggacttgaactcaagaccttaactatgataccatgttaagcttcatgcactagccaacgtaACCAAAAATCCGAACTAATGGAAAGGGCTAGTGCAATCCACGTATACTGCAACAAACTTCCCCTTATGTCTTCTGCTCACTCCACCCTAAATGCGCCTCCGTGCGTGCCTAGCTAGTCGTCAACCATGTAATCTAACTCATGCTTTTCTAAAATGATACGCAATtgcaaaaaggaagaaaagagaacGATCTTCGTCCTCCTCTGCTTTCTACCTGCTCCCCTCTATTCTTCCCCAAATCCCTTACCCCTGCcgctaggctatctcttctcccagcctctctgttcttccccaaaTCCCTGACCCCTGCCGCTAGGCTATCTCCCTCTTCTCCTCCGATCAGGGACATAACAGCATAGCCCAGGGAGGAGACGCCGCAGTGAATCACGCTAGTGTGATTCTGTGAGCCCACACACTGTGTTCCAATGGAACGCACAGTAGCAAAGAAGGCTACAGCCGAAAGAAAGACACCACAAGGTAGCAAGACCAAATAACATTCTCACCTGGTGTTGAAGTTCCAACATCACATGAAAAAAATTGGATTATTCACTCTGCAACCAGAGCAGCTGACCATTACGGTCCTTATCGCAGACAAGAATCATGCATGTCCCTGCGCTTGCGGATAAATACAGATGATGGGAAATGAAATGAAGTCCACGATATCATACCAACTATCCACGTTAAAGTTACACAGGGCAACAGCAGATTTCTACAGATGAATTTTCTCCCACTCTCATAGGCTTCTCTCCACAAAATCCCAGATCCTCTCCTCCATATAGATCCGGTCGTCTAGCTGGCGTGGCATGTGCCTCTCGTCAGGGAAGAGGAGAATCTCGTACGACTTGCGTTCCGCCATCAAACTGTTGATGAGCCTAGCCGTGTGCCTGAAATGCACGTTCTCGTCAATCATCCCGTGGATGAGGAGCAGCTTCCCCCTGAGATTCTTCACATGGTGCATGATTGACCCGTACTCGTAAGCATCACTATGCTCTGAGGGCAGACCCAGGTACTTCTCTGTGTAAAAGGTATCGTACCCGTCCCATGCAGTCACTGGGGCACCAGACACGGCGCAGCAGAATGTGTCGGAAAACCTTGATAGGCACATTGCCGAGAGAAAACCACCATAACTCCAGCCATACAGACCAATATGTCCAGGCTTCGCAAGGCCTTGCTTTATTAACCACTCAGTACCAGCTAGTTGATCCTCAGCATCGACATGACCAATGTTGTACTTAAGCTGTCCCTCAAAATGCAAACCTCGCCGTGCAGATCCCCGGTTGTCCATCTGCCAGAATATATATTGTCATGAGACCAGTGATAGATATAGGTCATGCCTGGGATGCAAGCTATATGCATCTATCCAATTATGTAATGACATTATGTTCTTATTATTCCATGGTTTGTAATTGTTAGGAGCACAACAAACACAGCAGGTGCATAATAACAGGATTCCGGATTTAAGCCATCACCCTGTTTGAAGATCAACCACTAGCATCAATAATTTTACTTTTATATACAAATGTGCTAGAAAAGGTTGGCATTCTAAAAATAAATCTAGCAGATTCCCTAAAAACTTCCTTCACTTTGTTTGCTTGTACTTGATCACTTCTTTTATGGGTTTCGTGGGTTTATGttgggtttcatatctagcctacgcAAATTGCTTGGGACAAAAGTCTCTGTTGTTGCTGTTGTAAAGAAATGCTACCTAACAAAACCTTGTTGAACGAaataatactaataataatgatgttTACCTTCCAGACTAATATTCCCTTACTTCGCAGATACTGAGCCCTCATGTCAACAGTGCTAATCCATGAATCACTAACGAGCTGGACACTGGGACCACCATAAACATTAACAAGTGTTCTGTAGGGAGGCGGTCCATATTTCTTCTCATCAGGAAGATAGAGAGTTCCATAAAATGAAGTCCCATCCTTTCCTGTAAACTGGACCATCTCTGGAGACAGCTGCTGAAACTTTTTAAGTGGCTGAACTGTTAGTGGCTGCTCATACAGAGGCATTATTACACTTCCATCAAGCAAAGAACACAACAGGATCACAGGTGGTGATTTTACTGAGTCATACACATCAATAAACCTTAGCAACTGATGGTCAAGAATTACTGAATGCCGTCCAGTTCCACGAGTCAACCTCTTAGGGGCTTGTAATGGACGGCTCCAATCAGGAAAGAGGTTGGTGCAGTACAGATTTGTCTCCAATGGTCCATCCAGTGTTCCAGTAAAATATATAAGTCCAGAACTCTCATTCACACCAGCAATTTGGTCGACCAACCAGTCACCTTGCGTGATTGGGCCTAAGCACTCACCATTCTTGTCATGAAGATACAAGTGTCTAAATCCTGTCTTCTCACTGGCCCAAATAAACCCACCTGGATGTTTACTACTCACTCCATTGTCTAGAGGAGTGAAACAATCATGTAATGTTATccatatatcatgctcttcttcaAGTAAGACTTCCCTTTTACCGGTGGCAATATCAAACTTAAGTAGCTTAAGTTTTGTGTGAGCTCTATTGAGAACTTGAACAGCAAGAGCATTATGATGCATCCAGTTAACCCTAGCTAGATATTCTTCATCACCATGTGCTCCATTTGGTTCTCCACAAAGGAGATCCATCCAAGTTACCTCTCCTCCACCGGAAGAAACAACTCCAAGGCGCACTTTAACATTAGCTGCTCCCGCAAAGGGATAAGCATGATCTTCTTGAGCATCTAGACCAACAGAACTTTTGCCCTGATGCATAATTCTGTATAGTGGAATGGCAGATGAATCTACTTCAGTAAATGCAAGGTGTTTACTATCAGGAGACCACCAGAATCCCATCTTCCTTTCCATCTCTTCCTAAATTGAGTAATGCAAAGTATTAGATAGCAGTCACCAAAACAAATTTCATATTAATGCTAATGGACCACCCTCTAGTACCTGAGCAATATACTCAGCAAGTCCATGGACCTGAAAAGAGAGAACAAATACAAATGTTAGATTTGGAGTTTTTCAACACTTACCAAGCATATACAGTTGTAATAATACCGTTAGCAAAAGAACATGCATGATGTACAGTTACATTCATCAATGATTGATGACGATGAATTATTGGTGGAAGGGGGTGAACACTCTTTAGCAGGTTAAGAACATGAATTAAGTTTGCTAGTTACCAGTTAAGTCCAAACATAAGCGAGCTGTTTGGCCCTGGATTTAGCCTATTTTTGTGGCGGGCCAAAAGTTAAACTGGATTAAGAATGTCTTGCTAACAAGAGACTGACACGGAACATCTGACCACAATACTAGCTTatacaataccaaatcaataccattagattcatcactgaatatattttcacatcatatagatatgttattgtaaatgttcatattgttctctataaacttggtcaaactttacaatgtTTGAGTTCCGTCAAAGctaatatgtagagtaaataaaaacggagggagtaacattctGCTGCCTGCTGAACAAAACTGGACATGGTAACACACAGCAACAGCAAACATGCTCCTATTAAAATACTATTTGCAACAGAACAGCAAGGAACTACCTTTCCACTTTCTCTTGCACCATAGGTCAATTGCCTAGTTTCGCCATCATCAAAACCAAAGTTATATGTCTTGCACTGCAGTTCATCATCCCTGACATATGCAATCATGGTCCCATCTGGAGATAGATGTGGGTCAATAATTGGTGATGTGGAAGAACTTTGTAGCTTGAGTACTGGTTCAGAGCCAGACAGGTCCTGAAAGTAAACCTATTGAAAAAGGAAAAGCTAGTTATACATCTCTTGTGAAATCTAGTGTCTTCAAAGTTGTACAAGTATTTTCAGAAATATCATACCCCCTATCAATACAAGTATATACATGATATATGCATGTTAGCACTAAAGTAACCAtaaatgaaaaagaaacagcaTAGTTCCCAAGTTTCATTCTTTAGACCAAAAATAAAATTACTATTAGAATCATAAGACAGCAGCTACCTAGTAAAACAAAATTAGAATTGGATAAAATGACTAGCAaggaaaaaaaactgaaaaaattcAAGAACCAGAGAGTACTCATGTAAGAAGACAGAATCATTAAACAATGGTTACACAATAATTAGGAGCCGTATTTCACAATAATACTGCAGAGGAGACAAATGTTGTCTATGAGTGGGACCACATACTCCTAAGAGTATAGAATCATTTTCCTAAATATACTCCTACACGTCCGGggggagacacacacacacacacactcactctACACGTCAGAGTACTTACATCTGCATCTCATATACTATAATGTGGTATGACTACCATATCATTTTGAGTATGGTCGTATAGAATTTCTAAGATATTCCAAAGTGAACTCGGAGAAAAAATTGCAAGTGAGCCCTATAGTGTTTAGTATATTTTAAACTTTGTGCATTGTATTACTACTTCCAGTCCTGAGGTCAATAGTTCTTTCACGCGAGGGGTCGATAGTTTGATTTGCAATGAAATATTTCATTTTCCTTTGGGGGGAGGCGGTTACAGTTGCAGTTTTTCTGCTGAATCGAGCACCGACCGGAAGGCTGCCCAGATTGATGCCATTTGAGGGGTGGCACGGGAGAAAGCCCACTGTCCATCATCGTCGCACCTTTCGATCTCTGGTATACATCAAGCCAACTCAGATGAACGTAACCTGCGATGCCATCCTTGATGAAGAGGCGAGCTGGATTGGGAGGCTAGCAACTCAGATCATCTCTGCAGCGACTTCATCATCACAAAGACCAAGCAAGTTGCTCTTGCCGCACCAAGTAcagctgcgggggggggggggggggggcaccttcTCCTGTTCCTGCACCATCCCCTGCTCCACAGCCATCTCCAGCATTGCTGCCGGCGACACCAAGCCCAACGTTGTACACACAACCTGAGTTCGTGTCATCGCCGCCCAATGACGTGTCTCATGACGACACACCACTGCGCTACCGAGGCATTGATAACGTGCTCAGCAACGCCCCTGTTCCTCAGGTGGTACGCAAGCTCCTCGGCGACACATGGCTTCGAGAATTAGAGCATCCCTACTTATTTTGTCAGCACCAAAGACTAGCTCACAGACAAACTACCAAAGGCATTAGGGGCAAGCTCGCTTTGATAAGCTTAGTGTAAGGATTCGAATTGTCAAGGAAACATACAGGGATTTTTTTGGTGTGTGTGTAGTgcttggggagggggggggggggggggggagctagtCAATCTGACTTTTGCCTGATACTGCCAGCTGCTCCAGCGGCATGGTCGGTTTAGCAACCAACTTGCTACGTGCTATACATAGCTCTTCAGGGCAACAATACAAGCTACAGCTTCAGAAAATAACACTCCTGTGTTCAGCTCCTTCTAGTCTGATTCTAACACAGATTACCAAATAAGTAGTATATACACTACTGAAATATTCTTATATGCTACATACAACAGCTACATACTATCCGGTATGAAAGATACTACCTACAATCTACAAAACACATGTTGAACATGTGGTGTTATCATGTTAGTGTGATGAATCATCGGTGTTATTATGAAGGGATTTTTTCATCCTAAATATTGATCTAAAAAGGACATATGAATTCTGATAGATGCAACTGCAGGATTAATAACATTCAATCCATTTTTTGTACAGTTGGTTAAAAACATATCTGTCAAGCCTGGACTGGCATCAGAAGACATGGCATGAGACGACAGGGTGATTAGCGCCAAGTAGCATATCAGGAAAGACTGCACGCTGGACTGGCTAATTTTATACTTGCAAGTGAGATAGAGTGAGGGAATGGCTATACAGCCAAGGCACTGATGTGATGTGACAGATTATCACTGGAGAAAATAAAAGTGAATTCTCCCCAATTATCTGCTTCCTCTCCAAATTCTTCTTCCACACCTCACATCACTTTTTCTTGTTCTGTGTTCTATTCCAATCCCATCATAGGCAGGTTTTTAACAATATTGAACAAGGCAATACAACATTTTCCCTCATACGCAAACAAGATGTCAGCAAGAACTACTCTATGTACGATAACTTGGCACAATTTCTATATGGTAGTGAGTTTTCCTCTCCTGCCAAGTGGGTCGGTTGTGATTCTCATCTCCTAACATGCATCATATATTCATCATATCAATGTTTTATCATATGTATAGCAAGGCAAATCAAACTATCGACCCCTAGCGAGAAAGAACTATTGACCTCGGGACCGGAAGTAGTAATACAATGCACAAAGTAAAGCTACCAAATTCAATCAGATTCAATGAGGCAACGCGTTCATGCACTGAACAAATAGCAGAAGGTTGGAAGGGAAATTACGAACCCCTGAGGGGAGAGGCACGACAATGCCCGCACGAGAAGAGGGGCCGCCAGAGCGACGGGCACGCCACTCGTACCGAGTGACCCCAAGGCCACGCTCCCGGGAACGCTCGCGGCGTAGCCGCTCCTCGGCGGATAAATTGCCCTCCTCGAGCCCACCGCCGTCAGGGGGAGCGAAGAGTAGCTCCTGGCGGCCCTTGGCGGGGTCGAAGGTGAACACCTTGCGGTGGAGCGTTCCGTCGGGGCTGTACAAGAACGCCACTCGCCGGTCGTCGGGGCTAAAGCTGAGCGCCACCGGCGCCCCGTAGCCAGGCAGGGGGTGCTGCACGATATCCTCCACCCGCATGCTGAGACACCCACCGGATTCCTCAATGCCTCCGCAGTCACCGCTGCTACCGGCGACGATGGAGCCGGCTAGGGGCATCTCCGTCTCGCGGCGCGGCTTCTTGCGGTTGTACTGATCCGACCTCTCCGCCCCCGCCACGTCAAGCGATCGCATCGACCGCGAATCAACCGCCGGTAGCTCGGGACTGGCCTCCAGAGATCGCGGTTTGTTTCTTGGGGTTCTTTCCAGGCCGTAATACCGTGATCTTGCGGACGGAGGACAAGAGAGGCGGGATCTCTCCGCCGGGAAGCCAAGAAACGCCGAGCCTTCCCCGCCAGAGAGGTCGGAGAAGGGTCGCCGGAGGGGCGAGGAGGCCGCCGCttcgggaaggggaggaggggaaGTGATTTTGCGTTGGAGTTTGGTCGTTGGTTGTTCCAAGGAGCCTATCCTTATACTACTAGTATTTGTAAAAAAATGTTCGGCCTATTTCGCATTTTGGTTGGATTATAATTTTGTTAAATGGGTATGGTTGTTGACTTGGTTCTCTGCAATCGTAATATCCTCGACATGGATAAGGGCGTCTTCAATTCAAAGGATTCTTGTAGTAGAATTTTTTCCTATGTTAATCGATTTATTCATTGTTTTAAATTTTATAGGAATTTTTTCAAAGAATTTCCTTGTACAACATATGTTTCATAGAAATGTTGGAATCCACTTAGGGCTCTTTTGATTCAGAGGAATTTCATATCATAGGATTAGAATCCTTACGATTTTTTCATGCATAGACTATTTGATTCGTAGAATTGAAATCCATAGAAAAAATTCAAAGGATTGCTTTGCACTCTATTTTAAAGAAAAAAATCATCCACTCAAAATAATTGTGCaatttctttgtgtttttttttgGCATCAAACACTCTCTAGTCCAAATTCATATGGTTTGCTAATTCGAGTGAACATGACACTTCAATCATGTATTTTTCTATGGGAAATGATTCGCGCAAATGTTCGTTGGGAACGTCAGTCCAACGAACGCCCCACAGACCGTTGGATATAGAGCACCGACCCTAGAGATGGTTGAGTCGCCACGCCACGTTTTTAGGAGCGTTCGCTATAACCTGTTTTCCGACGAATGTTTCCCTTAGTATTCCTTATCCACCCTCACAAATGTCACTCACTCTCTCATTGTCCTCCCCAATCC
This window of the Triticum aestivum cultivar Chinese Spring chromosome 5D, IWGSC CS RefSeq v2.1, whole genome shotgun sequence genome carries:
- the LOC123119859 gene encoding dipeptidyl aminopeptidase 4, whose amino-acid sequence is MRSLDVAGAERSDQYNRKKPRRETEMPLAGSIVAGSSGDCGGIEESGGCLSMRVEDIVQHPLPGYGAPVALSFSPDDRRVAFLYSPDGTLHRKVFTFDPAKGRQELLFAPPDGGGLEEGNLSAEERLRRERSRERGLGVTRYEWRARRSGGPSSRAGIVVPLPSGVYFQDLSGSEPVLKLQSSSTSPIIDPHLSPDGTMIAYVRDDELQCKTYNFGFDDGETRQLTYGARESGKVHGLAEYIAQEEMERKMGFWWSPDSKHLAFTEVDSSAIPLYRIMHQGKSSVGLDAQEDHAYPFAGAANVKVRLGVVSSGGGEVTWMDLLCGEPNGAHGDEEYLARVNWMHHNALAVQVLNRAHTKLKLLKFDIATGKREVLLEEEHDIWITLHDCFTPLDNGVSSKHPGGFIWASEKTGFRHLYLHDKNGECLGPITQGDWLVDQIAGVNESSGLIYFTGTLDGPLETNLYCTNLFPDWSRPLQAPKRLTRGTGRHSVILDHQLLRFIDVYDSVKSPPVILLCSLLDGSVIMPLYEQPLTVQPLKKFQQLSPEMVQFTGKDGTSFYGTLYLPDEKKYGPPPYRTLVNVYGGPSVQLVSDSWISTVDMRAQYLRSKGILVWKMDNRGSARRGLHFEGQLKYNIGHVDAEDQLAGTEWLIKQGLAKPGHIGLYGWSYGGFLSAMCLSRFSDTFCCAVSGAPVTAWDGYDTFYTEKYLGLPSEHSDAYEYGSIMHHVKNLRGKLLLIHGMIDENVHFRHTARLINSLMAERKSYEILLFPDERHMPRQLDDRIYMEERIWDFVERSL